One Monomorium pharaonis isolate MP-MQ-018 unplaced genomic scaffold, ASM1337386v2 scaffold_378, whole genome shotgun sequence DNA segment encodes these proteins:
- the LOC118648333 gene encoding uncharacterized protein LOC118648333, with protein sequence MNSYASDQYNDNEPTASKISDPSDSNESKFYDARNDRINDDDNYAAKENEIDSDDDEQQDNQSMLLYEKSTKSTDKSVLLLLQLFLDNKMIKTCLKNTLKVICDLLPTPNNMPRTVFKLFQYVESQAPVRDVIKHFYCKSCHFYYGDKNKSVRECQVCSSTEHNGIFYKLDIIDQLKYLF encoded by the coding sequence ATGAACTCGTATGCATCAGATCAATACAACGATAACGAGCCAACTGCTAGTAAAATCAGTGATCCATCAGATAGCaatgaatcaaaattttacgatGCTCGAAATGATAGAATAAATGATGATGACAATTATGCAgcgaaagaaaatgaaattgaCTCCGACGATGATGAACAACAAGACAATCAAAGTATGCTATTATACGAAAAAAGTACTAAAAGCACTGATAAAAGTGTTTTATTACTCTTGCAATTATTTCTCGAcaacaaaatgataaaaacatgCTTAAAAAATACGCTCAAAGTAATTTGCGACTTGTTACCGACACCTAATAATATGCCGAGAACAGTATTTAAACTATTTCAATACGTAGAAAGTCAAGCCCCTGTACGTGACGtcatcaaacatttttattgcaaatcgtgtcatttttattatggcgataaaaataaatcggtCCGCGAGTGTCAAGTATGTTCATCAACTGAACATAATggtattttttacaagttgGATATAATCGATCAACtgaagtatttattttag